Proteins encoded together in one Meles meles chromosome 7, mMelMel3.1 paternal haplotype, whole genome shotgun sequence window:
- the LOC123947442 gene encoding olfactory receptor 9K2: MGDRGTSNHSEVTDFILVGFRVRPELHILLFLLFLLVYAMILLGNVGMMTVIMSDPRLNTPMYFFLGNLSFIDLFYSSVIAPKAMINFWSESKSISFAGCLIQFFLFALFIVTEGFLLAAMAYDRFIAICNPLLYSVQMSTRLCIQLVAGSYFCGCISSVLQTGMTFTLPFCASRAIDHFYCDTRPLQRISCSDLFIYRMVSFSLSGIIVMPTIIVIIVSYLYIVSTVLKIRSSEGRKKAFSTCSSHLGVVSVLYGAVFFMYLTPDRFPELSKVASLCYTLVTPMLNPLIYSLRNKDVKEVLKKLLEKRNTIV; the protein is encoded by the coding sequence ATGGGTGACAGGGGAACAAGCAATCACTCAGAAGTGACTGACTTCATTCTTGTAGGCTTCAGGGTCCGCCCAGAACTCCAcattctcctcttcctgctctttctccttGTGTATGCCATGATTCTTCTAGGGAATGTGGGGATGATGACTGTTATTATGAGTGATCCCCGGCTGAATACACCAATGTATTTCTTCCTAGGCAATCTCTccttcattgatctcttctattcTTCTGTTATTGCACCCAAAGCTATGATCAACTTCTGGTCTGAGAGCAAGTCCATCTCCTTTGCCGGCTGTCTGATCCAgttctttctctttgccttgTTCATTGTGACTGAGGGATTTCTCCTGGCAGCCATGGCTTATGACCGCTTCATTGCCATCTGCAATCCACTCCTCTATTCTGTCCAGATGTCAACTCGTCTCTGCATTCAGTTGGTGGCTGGTTCCTATTTTTGTGGCTGTATCAGCTCAGTTCTTCAAACAGGCATGACATTTACTTTACCCTTTTGTGCTTCCCGGGCCATTGACCACTTTTACTGTGATACTCGTCCACTTCAAAGGATATCTTGTTCTGACCTCTTCATCTATAGGATGGTTTCTTTCTCCTTATCTGGCATCATTGTCATGCCTACCATCATAGTTATTATTGTTTCTTACTTGTATATTGTGTCCACAGTTCTGAAGATACGCTCCTCTGAGGGACGTAAGAAAGCCTTCTCCACTTGCAGCTCTCACTTAGGAGTCGTGAGTGTACTGTATGGTGCCGTCTTTTTTATGTATCTCACTCCAGACAGATTTCCTGAGCTGAGTAAAGTGGCCTCCTTATGTTACACCTTAGTCACTCCCATGTTGAATCCTTTGATTTACTCCCTGAGAAACAAAGATGTCAAAGAAGTGCTAAAGAAACTTCTAGAGAAGAGAAATAcaattgtttga